The nucleotide window ACAGTGTTCCATCTGTGGCCCGCCGTGCTCGCCGCGATGGTCCCGCTGGCGCTCGCGGTCCGCGCTCCCCGTTCCGCCGCGGCGGCCCTCGCGCGCTGGCGGCTTGGCACACTGGTGGCAGCGACGCTGGTCAGCGTCGCTGCTCCGAGCGTCGCCCAGGTGACGGGTGCTGATAACGACACGGCTCCCATCTACGGCACGTGGATCTTCACCTCCGGTGTCGGCCGGATCGAGGCAATCCTGCTGACGGCGGGATACCTGCTCTTCGCCCTTGCCATCCTTTCGGCGCCGGCGGTGTTGCGGCGGCGCCTGCTGGCGCTTGTGGTTCCGGTGGGCGTCACGCTGCTGCTCACCCGGGTGGGCTTCGGTGCCACGGGGACGTTCCTGAAGCGCTCCACCCACGACGGTGTCCTCGCTGCGCTCACCCCGGCGCAGTGGCTGGTGTTGGTGCTGACGCCCACGCTGTTCTTCGCGGTGGCCGTGGCGATCCTGCACCACCGGGAACGGCCGGGCCGCCGAGGAGCGTGAGGAGGTCGCACCAGGCTGCCTGCGGCAGGCGGACCGGTCGACCGGTCCGCCTGCGGGGCGGCGTCAGTACGACTTGTCCTGACCGAGGACGTGTTGGGCCACGAAGTTGAGGATCATCTCGCGGCTGACCGGGGCGATCCGCCCGGCCCGGACCGCGCCGAGCAGGGTCGCCACCCCGTACTCGGTGGTCATGCCGGCCCCGCCGAGCACCTGGACGGCGGTGTCCACGGCGAGCGCGGCAGCCTCCCCGGCCGCGTACTTGGCCATGTTGCCGGCCACCCCGGCCTCCAGGTCGCGGCCGGCGTCGTACAGGGTGGCCGCTTTCTGGATCATGAGGCGGGCCAGCTCCACCTGCACCGCCGCGTGTGCCAGCGGATGCGACACCCCCTGGTGGGAGCCGATGCTGCGACCACCCCAGACCTTGCGGGTGGCGGTGTACTCACTGGCCCGCTCGATGGCGTACCGACCGGTGCCGGCGCCCATCGCGGCCACCGTGATCCGCTCCGGGTTGAGCCCGGCGAAGAGGGCCGGCAGTCCGGCGTCCAGCGACTCACCGAGCAGCGCGTCGGCGGGCAGCCGCACGTCGTCCAGGTAGAGCAGGAACTGGTTCTCCGGGGAAACGATCTCCATGTCCAGCTTGGACCGGGTCAACCCGGCCGCATCGGTCGGCACCAGGAACAACGCCGGCTTCAGCTTCTGTGGAGACGCATCCGCTGAACCGGCTGGGCCGTCATCGACGGCGACGCGCGCCACCACCAGCACGTGACCGGCCTCGTCGACCCCGGAGATGTAGCACTTGCGGCCGTTGAGCAGCCAGCCGTCGCCGTCGCGGCGAGCCACAGTGGCGAGCCGGTGGAAGTTCGAGCCGGCCTCCGGCTCGGTGATCGCGAAGACGATCTTCTGCGAGCCGTCGGCGAGGCCCGGCAGGTGCCGCTTGCGCTGCTCCTCGGTGCCGTGTCGGCTGAGGACTGTCGCCGCGATGGCGGGGGAGACCACCAGCAGCAGCAGCGGGCAACCCGCCGCCGCCAACTCCTCGCAGACGATGGCCAGCTCGGTGATGCCGCCGCCCCCGCCGCCGTACTCGGTGGGGATGTTGACCCCCAGGTAGCCGAGCCGCCCGGCGTCCGCCCACAGTTCGGTGGTGTGCTCGCCAGCCTTCGCCTTCTCGACGAAGTAGCTGTGGCCGTAGCGGCGGCCCAGCGCCCGGACGGCGTCGCGCAGCTGGTCCTGTTCGGGGGTGAGGTCGAAGGTCATCGGCTGTCCTTTTCGTCGACAACTGCCAACACGGCGCCCGTCTGCACCTGACCGCCGGTCGGTACCGGCAGCTCGGCGACCACGCCGTCGATCGGGGCGAGCACGGGATGTTCCAGCTTCATCGCTTCCAGCGTGAGCAGCGGATCGCCGGCCGTGACCCGCTGGCCGACCTGGACGTGCACCCGGGTCACCACGCCGGGCAGTGGCGCGAGCAGCGACCCGGCCGCCACCGCCGCGGTGGGCAGCGGGAGACGCGGCAGCTCGGCCAGGCTCGCCGCCCCGTCCGGGCCGTCCACGAAGACAGCCGACCCCACAGGGTGTACGCGGTACGCGCGCCGAACTCCGTCGACGTCGAGCACCACCCGGTCCGGGGTGACCTCCACGAGCACCACATCGGGCGCTCCCGCTGATTCGGCGGCGTCCTTCGTCGGTGTGCTGGCCCAGTCGGCGAGCCGGCCGGTCCGATCCAGGCGGTAGCGGATCTCGATCTCGTCGCCGCCCGGCCCGACGAAGCGGGTGACCTGCGGGACGGCTGGCACGTTGCGCCAGCCGGAGGGGAGCCCGCCCAGCACCTGCGCGGTTGCCCGGCGATGGGCCGCACCCGCCAGCGCGGCGGCGAGGGCGGTGATCGGAAGCCGGTCGGCGGGGAGCAGCGGGGCGAAGACCTCCGGGTGCCGGTCCAGGAAGCCCGTGTCGATCTCCACGGCGGCGAACGCGGCGCTCCGCAGCACCCGGACCAGTAGATCCCGGTTGGTGGTCACCCCGTGCAGCTCGGCCCGGGCCAGCGCGCTGGCCAGCAGCCGGGTCGCCTCCGCGCGGGTACGACCCCAGGCGATCACCTTCGCGAGCATCGAGTCGTAGTGCACCCCGACCACCGAACCGGCCACCACACCCGAGTCGAGCCGCAGACCCGGCCCGGCCAGCCCACCGAACTCGGTCGCCACCCCGCCAACTGTGAACCGGTGCAGGGTCCCGGTGGCCGGCCGCCAACCCGCCGCCGCGTCCTCCGCGCACAGGCGTACCTCGATCGCGTGTCCGGCGCTCTCCGGCAGGCTCGCCGGCAGCGGCTCGCCCTCGGAGACGAGCAGTTGCAAGCCCACCAGGTCCAGCCCGGTGCACAACTCGGTGACCGGGTGCTCCACCTGGAGCCGGGTGTTCATCTCCAGGAAGAAGAACTCACCGCCCGGGGCGAGCAGGAACTCCACGGTGCCCGCGCCCAGGTAGTCCACCGCGTGCCCGGCGGCCACCGCCGCCTCGTGCAACGCCGTCCGCACCCGCTCGGGCACGACCGCCGGCGCCTCCTCGACGATCTTCTGGTGGCGCCGCTGGATCGAGCACTCCCGGTCACCGAGGGCCACCACCCGACCGTGCGAATCGCCGAAGATCTGCACCTCGACGTGCCGGCCACGCTCGACGTACCGCTCGATGAAGACAGTGCCGTCGCCGAACGCGGCAGCCGCCTCCCGGCTGGCGCTGGCGGCGGCCTCGGCCAGTTCGTCGGCGTCCCGCACGATCCGCATCCCGCGCCCGCCGCCACCCGCGGACGCCTTCACCAGCACCGGGAAGTCAGTGACCTCGTCGGTGTCGGTCCAGCTCGGCAGCATCGGCACGCCCGCCTCGGCGAGCAGTGCCTTCGCCGCGAGCTTGTCGCCCATCGCGGCGATCACCTTGGCCGGCGGCCCGACCCAGGTCAGTCCCGCGTCGGTCACGGCCGCCGCGAACTCCGCGTTCTCGGCGAGGAAGCCGTAGCCCGGGTGGACCGCGTCCGCGCCGCTGCGCCGGGCCGCGTCCAGGATCAGGTCGACCCGCAGGTACGTCTCGGCCGGCGAACTCCCCGGCAGGCGTACGCCAAGGTCGGCCTCGGCCACGAAGGGCGCGTCGGCGTCCGCGTCGGAATACACGGCGACGGTCTGCACGCCCATCGCCCGGCAGGTGGCGAAGACCCGGCGGGCGATCTCACCCCGGTTCGCCACGAGCAGTCGGTTGATCATTGCGCCCTGAGCCTGCCTTTCGTTCGCGACTGCGGGACTCCGCTTCGCTGCGTTCCTCGCGCTCACGGTTTACATCCGGAAGACGCCGAAGCCGTCGGCGCCCTCCACCGGTCCGTTGTGGATCGCCGAGAGGCAGAGCCCGAGGACGGTCCGGGTGTCCCGGGGGTCGATCACCCCGTCGTCGTAGAGCCGGCCGGAGAGGAAGAGCGCGCCGGACTGCGACTCGATCTGCTGCTCGACCATCATCCGCATCGCCGCGTCGGACTCCTCGTCGTAGTCGCGCCCCCGTGCGGCAGCCGCCTGCCGGGCCACGATCGACAGCACCCCCGCGAGCTGCGCCGGGCCCATCACCGCCGACTTCGCGTTCGGCCAGGTGAACAGGAACCTCGGCTCGTACGCCCGGCCGCACATGCCGTAGTTGCCGGCCCCGTACGAGGCGCCCAGGTTCACAGTCAGGTGCGGCACCGTCGAGTTCGACACCGCGTTGATCATCAGGGCGCCGTGCTTGATGATGCCGCGCTGCTCGTACTCGGTGCCGACCATGTAGCCGGTGGTGTTCTGCAGAAAGACCAACGGGGTGTCCGAGGCGTTCGCCAGCTGGATGAACTGGGCCGCCTTCTGCGCCTCCGCGCTGAACAGCACCCCTCGGGCGTTGGCCAGCACCCCCACCGGGTACCCGTGCAGCTCGCCCCAACCGGTGACCAGCGCATCCCCGTACGCCGGCTTGAACTCGTCGAAGTCGCTGCCGTCGAGGATCCGGGCCAGCACCTCCCGGGGGTCGAACGGCACCTTCAGGTCGGCGCTGGTGATGCCGAGCAACTCCTCCGGGTCGTACTTCGGCGGCTGCGGCACCGCCGTACGCCGCGACGGGCCCCGCTTGCGCCAGTTCAGCCGGCGGACGCACTGCCGGGCCAGCCGGATGCCGTCCCGCTCGTCGGCGGCCAGATAGTCGGCGAGCCCGGACGTGCCGGCGTGCATCGCCGCGCCACCCAACGACTCGTCGTCGGTGACCTCACCGGTCGCCATCTTCACCAGCGGCGGACCGGCCAGGTAGACCTGCGACCGGTCCCGAATCATGATCACGTGATCGGACATCCCCGGCACGTACGCGCCACCGGCCGTCGCGTTGCCGAAGACCACGCTGACCGTCGGAATGCCGGCCGCCGAGAGCCGGGTGAGGTCACGGAACACCCGGCCACCGGGGATGAAGATCTCCGCCTGGGTGGGCAGGTCCGCCCCGGCCGACTCGACCAGGTTGACCATGGGCAACCGGTTGGCCAGGGCGATCTCGCCGGCCCGCCGGGTCTTCGCGAGCGACCACGGGTTGACCGCGCCCCCGCGTACCGTCGGGTCGTTGGCGACGATCAGGCACTCCACGCCCTCAATCACCCCGATACCGGTGACCACGCTGGCCCCGACCGGAAAATCCGAGCCGTACGCGGCGACGGGCGACAACTCCAGGAAGGGGCTGTCGGCGTCCACCAGCAGCTCGATCCGCTCCCGGGGGAGCAGCTTTCCGCGTGCGTGATGCCGCGTCACGTACTTCTCGCCGCCACCCGCCCGCGCCTGATCCAGCGCGGCGTCCAACTCGGCCAACCGCTCCAGCAACGCCGCCCGGTTCGACACGTACGAGGGTGCGGACGGATCGACCGCACTGTCCAGGATGGTCACCGTGCCTCCTTCGTTCGCGACTGCGGGGCTCGCAAGACCGGCTCACTCCTCGCGCTCACCGTGCCTCCTTCGTTCGCGACTGCGGGGCTCGCAAGACCGGCTCACTCCTCGCGCTCACAGGCCCATGCCTTTCGCGATGATCTCGTTCATGATCTCCGTGGTGCCGCCGCCGATGCCGAGGATCCGCGCGTCGCGGTAGTGCCTCTCCACCTCGGCGTCGCGCAGGTAGCCGAAGCCGCCGTGCAGCTGCAACGCCTGGTCGACGACGTGGTCGCAGGCGGCCACCGCCACGTTCTTCGCCATCGCCACCTCGGTCACCACCGGCTCGCCGGCAGCGACCCGACCCGCGACCTCGTGCACGTACGACCGGGCCGCCTCGGCCCGCGTGTGCATCTCGGCCAACCGGTGTCGGATCAGCTGCCGGCTGGCCAGCGGACGCCCGAAGGTCTCCCGATCCCGGCACCAGCGCACCGCCAACTCGACGCAGCGCTGCGCGGTCGCGTACGCCTGCGTCGCCAGGGACAGCCGTTCCGCCGCGAAGTGCTGCATGATCGCCAGAAAGCCGGTGTTCTCCGCGCCGATCCGGTTGGTGACCGGCACCCGCACGTCCGCGAACGACAGCTCGGCGGTGTCCGAGCAGTGCCAGCCGAGCTTCTCCAACCGGCGTCCCACTGTGAACCCGGGCGACCCCTTGTCGATGACCAGCAGGGTGAGTTCACCGCTGCCGGGGAAGTCGGTACACACCGCGGTGGTCACGAAGTCGGCCCGGTGCCCACTGGTGATGTATGTCTTCGACCCGTTCACCACGTAGTGGTCGCCGTCGCGGCGGGCGGTAGTGCGGATGCCGGCCACGTCCGAACCACCGTCCGGCTCGGTGATGGCAAGCGCGCCGATCATCGTGCCGGACAGGGTGGGCCGGACGTACCGCTCGATCAGACTGTCGTCGCCCGGGGACGCGGTGCCGCCGAGCCGACCGCCCAGCGAGCCACCGGTGCGGGCACCGGCCGCAGCGACCATGTGCGGCAACGCGATGCCGTGCGTGAACAGGGCCGCCACCAGCCCGGACGAGCCGCCGGAGCGGATCAGCTCCTCGGTCACGATGATCGAGTCGAGCAGGTCACCGCCGCTGCCACCGACCGACTCCGGGAAGCCGATGCCGAGCAGGCCGAGCTTCGCGGCGGTGGCGTGCAGCGCCCGGGGCACCTCGCCGGACCGCTCCCAGTCGTCCAGGTGCGGCAGCACCTCCCGGGTCACGAACGCCCGGGTCAGCTCGCGTAGCTGCCGGCGCTCCGGGGTGTCCACGATGCTCACCGGCTTTCCCCCGTCGGAAGATCGACCGGCAGGTCGACGATCCGGGCGCGCAGCAGCTCGCCGAGCGCCTTGGCCTGCGGGTCGAATCGGGTGGAGGCGGCCACCCCCGCGCCGAGCAGGCCCTCGATCACGAAGTTGACCGCGCGCAGGTTCGACAACTCGTAGCGCCGTACCGACAGCGGCGCGGTCTCCGGCAACAGCTCGGCCAGCCGTTCGACTGTCAACCAGGTCCGCAGCCACGCGTACCCGGCATCAGTTCGTGCCCAGACGCCGAGGTTGGCGTCGCCGCCCTTGTCCCCGGAGCGCGCGCCGACCACCTCGCCGAGCGCCCCACGCCGGGTCGGGCCGTCGACCGCAGCCTCGCCGCCCGGGGCGGATTCGTCCTGCGGGGTGGGCGCGGTACGGATCGGCGGGGCGATCGGCACCCGCTCGCCGCCGGGCAGCACCGCTACGTGCACCACCGCGTCCTGCGCCACGGCGTCGGCGGTGAAGACGCCGTACGGTGTCGCGTCGCCGGGCAGCGTGGTCAGCGTGCAGCCCGGGTACGAGGCCAGGGCCAGCTCCACCGCGGCGGCCGAGAAGGCCCGCCCGGCCCGCGCCTTGTCGGCGTCGCGCAGGTGTACGTGCAGCAGGGCGCTGGCCGCCTCGGTGTCGGCGGCGTCCGGATGGTCGGTCCGGGCCAGCGTGAACTCCAGCCCGTCCTTGCCGACCGCCTCCTCGACCTGCCCACGGACCAGGGCAGCCTTCGCCTCGACGTTCAGCCCGCAGAGGACGAAGGTCATCGAGTTGCGGAAGCCGCCGAGGTTGTTGACGCCCACCTTCAGCGTGGGCGGTGGCGGTGTGCCCCGTACGCCTGCGACCCGGACCCGGTCCGGCCCGTCGG belongs to Micromonospora ureilytica and includes:
- a CDS encoding acyl-CoA dehydrogenase family protein — translated: MSIVDTPERRQLRELTRAFVTREVLPHLDDWERSGEVPRALHATAAKLGLLGIGFPESVGGSGGDLLDSIIVTEELIRSGGSSGLVAALFTHGIALPHMVAAAGARTGGSLGGRLGGTASPGDDSLIERYVRPTLSGTMIGALAITEPDGGSDVAGIRTTARRDGDHYVVNGSKTYITSGHRADFVTTAVCTDFPGSGELTLLVIDKGSPGFTVGRRLEKLGWHCSDTAELSFADVRVPVTNRIGAENTGFLAIMQHFAAERLSLATQAYATAQRCVELAVRWCRDRETFGRPLASRQLIRHRLAEMHTRAEAARSYVHEVAGRVAAGEPVVTEVAMAKNVAVAACDHVVDQALQLHGGFGYLRDAEVERHYRDARILGIGGGTTEIMNEIIAKGMGL
- a CDS encoding acyclic terpene utilization AtuA family protein, giving the protein MIRIGNASGFYGDRFTAWREMLDGGELDVLTGDYLAELTMLILARDRLRDPDLGYAKTFLRQLETCLGTALDRGVRIVTNAGGLNPAGLAAAIAKLAERLGLPAQIGYVEGDTIQRPDALSANAYLGAFGIAACLDAGAHVVVTGRVTDASLVVGPAIARYGWGRDDLDELAGATVAGHLVECGAQVTGGNFSFFTELPDGGHRPGFPIVEVHSDGSSVVTKHPGTGGAVTVETVTAQLLYEIGGPSYLGPDVVTRLDTVTLRPDGPDRVRVAGVRGTPPPPTLKVGVNNLGGFRNSMTFVLCGLNVEAKAALVRGQVEEAVGKDGLEFTLARTDHPDAADTEAASALLHVHLRDADKARAGRAFSAAAVELALASYPGCTLTTLPGDATPYGVFTADAVAQDAVVHVAVLPGGERVPIAPPIRTAPTPQDESAPGGEAAVDGPTRRGALGEVVGARSGDKGGDANLGVWARTDAGYAWLRTWLTVERLAELLPETAPLSVRRYELSNLRAVNFVIEGLLGAGVAASTRFDPQAKALGELLRARIVDLPVDLPTGESR
- a CDS encoding acyl-CoA dehydrogenase family protein; translated protein: MTFDLTPEQDQLRDAVRALGRRYGHSYFVEKAKAGEHTTELWADAGRLGYLGVNIPTEYGGGGGGITELAIVCEELAAAGCPLLLLVVSPAIAATVLSRHGTEEQRKRHLPGLADGSQKIVFAITEPEAGSNFHRLATVARRDGDGWLLNGRKCYISGVDEAGHVLVVARVAVDDGPAGSADASPQKLKPALFLVPTDAAGLTRSKLDMEIVSPENQFLLYLDDVRLPADALLGESLDAGLPALFAGLNPERITVAAMGAGTGRYAIERASEYTATRKVWGGRSIGSHQGVSHPLAHAAVQVELARLMIQKAATLYDAGRDLEAGVAGNMAKYAAGEAAALAVDTAVQVLGGAGMTTEYGVATLLGAVRAGRIAPVSREMILNFVAQHVLGQDKSY
- a CDS encoding acyl-CoA carboxylase subunit beta — its product is MTILDSAVDPSAPSYVSNRAALLERLAELDAALDQARAGGGEKYVTRHHARGKLLPRERIELLVDADSPFLELSPVAAYGSDFPVGASVVTGIGVIEGVECLIVANDPTVRGGAVNPWSLAKTRRAGEIALANRLPMVNLVESAGADLPTQAEIFIPGGRVFRDLTRLSAAGIPTVSVVFGNATAGGAYVPGMSDHVIMIRDRSQVYLAGPPLVKMATGEVTDDESLGGAAMHAGTSGLADYLAADERDGIRLARQCVRRLNWRKRGPSRRTAVPQPPKYDPEELLGITSADLKVPFDPREVLARILDGSDFDEFKPAYGDALVTGWGELHGYPVGVLANARGVLFSAEAQKAAQFIQLANASDTPLVFLQNTTGYMVGTEYEQRGIIKHGALMINAVSNSTVPHLTVNLGASYGAGNYGMCGRAYEPRFLFTWPNAKSAVMGPAQLAGVLSIVARQAAAARGRDYDEESDAAMRMMVEQQIESQSGALFLSGRLYDDGVIDPRDTRTVLGLCLSAIHNGPVEGADGFGVFRM
- a CDS encoding ATP-binding protein, encoding MINRLLVANRGEIARRVFATCRAMGVQTVAVYSDADADAPFVAEADLGVRLPGSSPAETYLRVDLILDAARRSGADAVHPGYGFLAENAEFAAAVTDAGLTWVGPPAKVIAAMGDKLAAKALLAEAGVPMLPSWTDTDEVTDFPVLVKASAGGGGRGMRIVRDADELAEAAASASREAAAAFGDGTVFIERYVERGRHVEVQIFGDSHGRVVALGDRECSIQRRHQKIVEEAPAVVPERVRTALHEAAVAAGHAVDYLGAGTVEFLLAPGGEFFFLEMNTRLQVEHPVTELCTGLDLVGLQLLVSEGEPLPASLPESAGHAIEVRLCAEDAAAGWRPATGTLHRFTVGGVATEFGGLAGPGLRLDSGVVAGSVVGVHYDSMLAKVIAWGRTRAEATRLLASALARAELHGVTTNRDLLVRVLRSAAFAAVEIDTGFLDRHPEVFAPLLPADRLPITALAAALAGAAHRRATAQVLGGLPSGWRNVPAVPQVTRFVGPGGDEIEIRYRLDRTGRLADWASTPTKDAAESAGAPDVVLVEVTPDRVVLDVDGVRRAYRVHPVGSAVFVDGPDGAASLAELPRLPLPTAAVAAGSLLAPLPGVVTRVHVQVGQRVTAGDPLLTLEAMKLEHPVLAPIDGVVAELPVPTGGQVQTGAVLAVVDEKDSR